The Toxorhynchites rutilus septentrionalis strain SRP chromosome 3, ASM2978413v1, whole genome shotgun sequence genome includes a region encoding these proteins:
- the LOC129777234 gene encoding TBC1 domain family member 19 isoform X3 — MEELKDTSIHHTALKLSEDIKAMKIYGSLYKMVQKLACSPEVDKDDMKHTLEAAIKSNGLETEIRNVIYHLIRNSLKSEAKPTLPSSDPLNYLRRAGIQWERRVRKSLNSMCSESKAQLQGQMRIITDREDILAKWDELSTYQTDLSNYRPVYAPKDLLDVLLSLKGPVKQDETEYRKYLRYSSQQTASKVKLIQSFFSFLPKWEFSHISLPVKNLFELRVHFSELLRNDNNGGVTDWAMTCQKVLRTRHAPLCQQALKKGVTPPPLRGSLWAFVLGSQVEAHHTDHWENLKKSVLTTESIVDKLVFKDVQLTATNDDRYFVFEDVLYQIMLCFSRDTEISQMIQTEFSNSAKLKQYEGPACGFVPFHGICMLAAPFCYLYDNPVSLYFTFRAFYIRYCHRLTTINTHPQGIVSLCLLFEKLLQTHEPQLWSHFRELQIQPIRVVFKWLMRAFSGHLPPEQLLTLWDLILGYDSLEILSLLALIILSFRRESVMQVVSLENIEAILSDLSSVKVLPLIQLTLSRD, encoded by the exons AAGCTTGCTTGCTCGCCCGAAGTAGACAAGGATGATATGAAACACACGCTCGAGGCTGCGATCAAATCGAATGGCCTTGAGACGGAAATTCGCAATGTGATATATCATTTGATAAGAAATTCACTAAAATCGGAAGCCAAACCAACATTGCCATCGAGTGACCCGCTGAACTATCTTCGACGCGCCGGGATTCAATGGGAGAGACGCGTTCGAAAGTCACTCAACTCTATGTGTTCAGAGTCGAAGGCTCAGTTGCAGGGCCAGATGCGCATCATAACAGACCGGGAGGATATTCTCGCCAAATGGGACGAGCTGAGCACCTATCAGACAGATCTGTCCAACTACCGTCCTGTGTATGCGCCGAAGGATCTACTGGATGTGCTTCTCTCCTTGAAAGGCCCAGTCAAACAGGACGAAACAGAGTACAGAAAATACTTACGCTACTCGTCGCAGCAAACCGCCAGCAAAGTAAAACTAATTCAATCGTTTTTCAGCTTTCTTCCAAAGTGGGAATTTTCGCACATTTCACTTCCGGTTAAAAACTTGTTCGAACTAAGGGTGCACTTTTCCGAATTGTTGCGTAACGACAATAACGGCGGTGTTACAGACTGGGCTATGACGTGTCAAAAAGTACTGAGAACTCGACACGCCCCACTGTGTCAGCAGGCACTGAAGAAGGGTGTCACCCCGCCACCGCTACGTGGATCACTTTGGGCTTTCGTGCTGGGCAGCCAGGTGGAAGCACAT CACACCGACCATTGGGAGAatctaaaaaaatctgtactcaCAACGGAATCCATCGTAGACAAATTGGTGTTCAAGGACGTTCAATTGACGGCCACAAATGACGATCGATACTTTGTGTTCGAGGATGTTCTGTATCAG ATTATGCTTTGCTTCAGCCGTGACACAGAGATTAGCCAGATGATCCAAACTGAATTCTCCAACTCTGCTAAGTTGAAGCAGTATGAAGGACCCGCGTGTGGCTTTGTTCCATTTCACGGAATTTGTATGTTGGCGGCCCCCTTTTGTTATCTCTATGATAACCCGGTATCCCTATACTTTACGTTCCGTGCATTCTACATTCGCTATTGTCATCGTTTGACCACAATCAATACTCACCCTCAGGGAATCGTAAGCTTGTGTCTTCTTTTCGAGAAGCTTCTGCAGACACATGAGCCCCAGTTGTGGTCACATTTTCGGGAGTTGCAGATCCAACC TATCCGTGTTGTTTTCAAATGGTTGATGCGTGCCTTCAGCGGTCATTTGCCACCCGAGCAGTTACTTACCTTGTGGGATCTCATTCTTGGGTATGACAGTTTGGAGATTTTGTCACTACTGGCACTAATTATTTTGAGTTTCCGGCGAGAGAGCGTAATGCAAGTTGTATCCTTGGAGAATATAGAAGCTATCTTGTCAGATCTGTCCTCGGTCAAAGTGCTGCCGTTGATACAACTGACGTTATCACGAGACTGA
- the LOC129777234 gene encoding TBC1 domain family member 19 isoform X4, with product MKHTLEAAIKSNGLETEIRNVIYHLIRNSLKSEAKPTLPSSDPLNYLRRAGIQWERRVRKSLNSMCSESKAQLQGQMRIITDREDILAKWDELSTYQTDLSNYRPVYAPKDLLDVLLSLKGPVKQDETDFLPKWEFSHISLPVKNLFELRVHFSELLRNDNNGGVTDWAMTCQKVLRTRHAPLCQQALKKGVTPPPLRGSLWAFVLGSQVEAHHTDHWENLKKSVLTTESIVDKLVFKDVQLTATNDDRYFVFEDVLYQIMLCFSRDTEISQMIQTEFSNSAKLKQYEGPACGFVPFHGICMLAAPFCYLYDNPVSLYFTFRAFYIRYCHRLTTINTHPQGIVSLCLLFEKLLQTHEPQLWSHFRELQIQPIRVVFKWLMRAFSGHLPPEQLLTLWDLILGYDSLEILSLLALIILSFRRESVMQVVSLENIEAILSDLSSVKVLPLIQLTLSRD from the exons ATGAAACACACGCTCGAGGCTGCGATCAAATCGAATGGCCTTGAGACGGAAATTCGCAATGTGATATATCATTTGATAAGAAATTCACTAAAATCGGAAGCCAAACCAACATTGCCATCGAGTGACCCGCTGAACTATCTTCGACGCGCCGGGATTCAATGGGAGAGACGCGTTCGAAAGTCACTCAACTCTATGTGTTCAGAGTCGAAGGCTCAGTTGCAGGGCCAGATGCGCATCATAACAGACCGGGAGGATATTCTCGCCAAATGGGACGAGCTGAGCACCTATCAGACAGATCTGTCCAACTACCGTCCTGTGTATGCGCCGAAGGATCTACTGGATGTGCTTCTCTCCTTGAAAGGCCCAGTCAAACAGGACGAAACAGA CTTTCTTCCAAAGTGGGAATTTTCGCACATTTCACTTCCGGTTAAAAACTTGTTCGAACTAAGGGTGCACTTTTCCGAATTGTTGCGTAACGACAATAACGGCGGTGTTACAGACTGGGCTATGACGTGTCAAAAAGTACTGAGAACTCGACACGCCCCACTGTGTCAGCAGGCACTGAAGAAGGGTGTCACCCCGCCACCGCTACGTGGATCACTTTGGGCTTTCGTGCTGGGCAGCCAGGTGGAAGCACAT CACACCGACCATTGGGAGAatctaaaaaaatctgtactcaCAACGGAATCCATCGTAGACAAATTGGTGTTCAAGGACGTTCAATTGACGGCCACAAATGACGATCGATACTTTGTGTTCGAGGATGTTCTGTATCAG ATTATGCTTTGCTTCAGCCGTGACACAGAGATTAGCCAGATGATCCAAACTGAATTCTCCAACTCTGCTAAGTTGAAGCAGTATGAAGGACCCGCGTGTGGCTTTGTTCCATTTCACGGAATTTGTATGTTGGCGGCCCCCTTTTGTTATCTCTATGATAACCCGGTATCCCTATACTTTACGTTCCGTGCATTCTACATTCGCTATTGTCATCGTTTGACCACAATCAATACTCACCCTCAGGGAATCGTAAGCTTGTGTCTTCTTTTCGAGAAGCTTCTGCAGACACATGAGCCCCAGTTGTGGTCACATTTTCGGGAGTTGCAGATCCAACC TATCCGTGTTGTTTTCAAATGGTTGATGCGTGCCTTCAGCGGTCATTTGCCACCCGAGCAGTTACTTACCTTGTGGGATCTCATTCTTGGGTATGACAGTTTGGAGATTTTGTCACTACTGGCACTAATTATTTTGAGTTTCCGGCGAGAGAGCGTAATGCAAGTTGTATCCTTGGAGAATATAGAAGCTATCTTGTCAGATCTGTCCTCGGTCAAAGTGCTGCCGTTGATACAACTGACGTTATCACGAGACTGA
- the LOC129773470 gene encoding uncharacterized protein K02A2.6-like produces MQQQHREMMTQLIQQQQQSDEKHERFLRTIASSINVQVPPNPEQILDSLAGNIKEFRFEADSNVTFAAWYSRYDDLFEKDAARLDGEAKVRLLLRKLGASEHERFLETVAKLKSLFGAKESVISRRYRCLQIAKNPAEDHVAFACRVNKACVEFELDKLSEEQFKYLVYVCGLKSENDVEIRTRLLTKIEERNDVTLEQLSKECQRLYNLKHDSAMIESPSTYDQVQAIRKFGGKRDTDRKPNSPCWFCGGFHYVRDCRYKSHKCSECGQFGHREGYCTSAKPRKTGRRRRKQPVSAKVVVVDVCSVQQRRRYVSVGFSGTKIRLQLDTASDITVISREIWRSIGSPALSSATVKAKTASGSILSLDGEFECDVTIGSSTRRELIRVTEKQLQLLGSDLVDSFNLWAVPMDTFCCHVSGTPVSTGALKSSFPEVFSEKLGLCTRTKVKLELKENVRPVFCPKRPVAYAMYDTVDRELDRLEKLDIITPVDYSEWAAPIVVVRKSNGSIRICGDYSTGLNAALQSQQYPLPLPDDIFAKLAKCKIFSQIDLSDAFLQVEVDEQYRSLLTINTHRGLYLYNRLPPGLKIAPGAFQQLIDTMLAGLKGTSGYLDDVIVGGETKEEHDLNLRGVLKRIQDFGFTIRVDKCSFRKQQIRYLGHIVDSRDTLRSEAGNHRFC; encoded by the exons atgcagcagcagcaccgAGAGATGATGACCCAACTgattcaacagcagcagcaaagtGATGAGAAGCATGAACGCTTTCTCCGTACGATCGCATCGTCAATCAACGTGCAGGTACCACCGAATCCCGAACAGATCCTTGACTCTTTGGCCGGCAACATCAAGGAATTCCGGTTCGAGGCCGACTCCAACGTGACGTTTGCGGCTTGGTACTCGAGATACGACGATCTCTTCGAGAAGGATGCTGCTAGATTGGACGGTGAAGCAAAAGTTCGTCTTCTTTTGCGAAAGCTGGGTGCATCGGAGCACGAACG CTTCCTGGAAACAGTGGCCAAGCTCAAGAGCCTGTTCGGAGCAAAAGAATCGGTGATCAGCCGTCGCTATCGATGCCTGCAGATAGCGAAAAATCCTGCAGAGGACCATGTGGCATTCGCTTGCCGCGTAAACAAGGCTTGCGTGGAGTTTGAGCTGGATAAGCTCTCGGAGGAGCAATTCAAGTACTTGGTCTATGTGTGTGGTTTAAAATCGGAGAACGACGTCGAGATTCGCACCCGCCTCCTCACGAAAATAGAAGAGAGAAATGACGTGACGTTGGAGCAACTTTCGAAGGAGTGCCAGCGACTGTACAACCTGAAGCACGACAGCGCCATGATCGAATCTCCGTCCACGTACGACCAAGTACAAGCGATAAGAAAATTTGGTGGGAAGCG TGACACCGACAGGAAACCAAATTCGCCATGTTGGTTTTGCGGTGGATTCCACTACGTTCGGGACTGTAGATACAAGAGCCACAAGTGTTCCGAATGTGGCCAGTTCGGGCATCGTGAGGGGTACTGTACCAGTGCCAAACCCCGAAAAACTGGAAGGAGGCGCAGGAAGCAACCAGTGTCCGCCAAGGTGGTGGTCGTCGATGTGTGCAGTGTGCAGCAACGACGCAGATATGTCTCCGTGGGCTTTTCTGGAACAAAAATTCGCCTGCAACTCGACACCGCCTCAGACATCACCGTCATTAGCAGGGAGATTTGGCGGAGCATTGGCAGTCCTGCGTTATCGTCAGCAACGGTGAAGGCGAAGACGGCATCTGGCAGCATCCTATCGCTCGATGGGGAGTTCGAGTGCGACGTCACCATCGGAAGCAGTACACGACGTGAGCTCATCCGTGTAACCGAGAAGCAGCTGCAGTTACTCGGATCCGATTTGGTCGACAGTTTCAACCTTTGGGCCGTCCCTATGGACACCTTCTGCTGCCACGTGTCTGGAACGCCAGTGTCGACAGGTGCACTCAAGTCGTCTTTTCCAGAGGTCTTCAGCGAGAAGCTCGGCTTGTGCACCAGAACAAAAGTGAAGTTGGAGTTGAAAGAAAACGTTCGACCCGTCTTCTGTCCGAAGCGTCCGGTAGCTTACGCTATGTATGATACCGTTGATCGCGAGCTCGACCGGTTAGAGAAATTGGACATCATCACCCCGGTCGATTATTCGGAGTGGGCCGCTCCGATCGTCGTAGTCCGCAAGTCCAATGGCTCCATCAGGATTTGCGGAGACTACTCAACGGGTCTGAATGCAGCTCTCCAATCACAGCAGTATCCACTTCCACTTCCGGATGACATCTTCGCCAAGCTGGCTAAGTGTAAGATCTTCAGCCAGATAGATTTGTCCGACGCCTTCTTACAGGTGGAAGTTGACGAGCAGTACCGTAGTTTGCTGACGATCAATACGCATCGTGGTCTCTACCTCTACAACCGCCTGCCGCCGGGTTTGAAGATCGCGCCTGGCGCATTTCAGCAGCTCATCGACACAATGTTAGCCGGACTGAAGGGCACTTCTGGCTACCTCGATGACGTCATCGTCGGCGGAGAAACTAAAGAGGAGCACGACCTCAATCTACGGGGTGTCCTGAAGCGAATCCAAGATTTCGGATTCACGATTCGTGTTGACAAGTGTTCGTTTCGCAAGCAGCAAATCCGATACTTGGGGCACATCGTCGACAGTCGCGACACACTACGATCCGAAGCGGGAAATCATCGTTTCTGCTGA
- the LOC129777179 gene encoding 39S ribosomal protein L28, mitochondrial, translating to MASATPQGASLLYGLRKSKKFTKGLGAQLPAAYKKFWDEWKIQQPAAVHYVPKNGMFQREDLTGLVTPIQNVPLPLIDPPESHEGIWGGEAIIKGFQKRNQYKRRVPHFWVPVLRRSVVHSRVLNEYMAVTVTDRTLDLIHDNHGFDHYLLKTPACDLRSMLAIKLKKKILVDLLAGCPKLADNPEKQKEIVKEFSCYLAQYTSEEVDWYGLTYVEAILKVKQQIESSEDKRPHKIIFREKLIEQLKEAGIKEAQGSVNELKSIDGSSSSWLSKLTFKPKNW from the exons ATGGCATCCGCCACACCCCAG GGAGCGAGTCTGCTGTATGGGctccgaaaatcgaaaaaattcacGAAAGGGTTGGGAGCCCAGTTACCAGCCGCTTACAAGAAGTTTTGGGACGAATGGAAAATTCAGCAACCAGCAGCAGTTCACTACGTTCCTAAGAATG GTATGTTTCAACGGGAAGACCTCACCGGATTAGTGACGCCCATACAAAATGTTCCACTGCCATTGATCGATCCGCCGGAATCCCATGAGGGTATCTGGGGTGGAGAGGCTATTATCAAAGGCTTCCAAAAACGGAACCAATACAAGCGGCGTGTTCCCCACTTTTGGGTACCAGTCCTGAGACGCTCGGTCGTGCACAGTCGGGTTCTAAACGAATACATGGCAGTTACGGTGACGGACCGAACGCTCGATTTGATCCACGACAACCATGGCTTCGATCATTATTTGCTGAAAACTCCAGCTTGCGATTTACGCTCAATGCTAGCCATTAAGCTTAAGAAAAAAATTCTAGTGGATCTGCTGGCGGGCTGTCCGAAGCTGGCAGATAACCCGGAGAAGCAAAAGGAAATCGTTAAGGAATTTTCATGCTACCTCGCTCAGTACACTTCGGAGGAAGTTGATTGGTATGGCCTAACATACGTGGAAGCCATACTCAAGGTCAAGCAACAGATCGAGTCAAGTGAGGACAAGAGGCCGCACAAGATtatttttcgtgaaaaattaaTCGAGCAGCTCAAGGAGGCCGGCATCAAAGAAGCGCAAGGCTCTGTGAACGAACTCAAATCAATCGACGGCTCTAGTTCGTCATGGCTGTCGAAGCTAACCTTCAAGCCCAAAAACTGGTAG
- the LOC129773471 gene encoding uncharacterized protein LOC129773471, which yields MPPTTRNNSLKALLAKLKALEGMFNDICRFVNSMDDDTLTTEATVRLDKLDELWEQISEATMDIEMHEDFEEVDDTFPTKRSEFGDRYFKTKSLLLEKVKDPEVKSNPSIRGIEQNQHSTYERVRLPQIKLQTFDGNIDEWLSFRDLYISLIHCKSDLPEVEKFHYLKGCLVGEARSLVDSLAITKANYKIAWEAVMKRYNDSKLLKRRQVQALFNLPNVAKESVVELQSLLEAFERILQTLDQLIQPAEYKDLLLLDLLCSRLDPTTRRSWEEHSATIDQDTVKDLTDFLQKRIRVLSSLPTKSIEPKLNYVPQPKRKLPTQMSHSASQSSSGQCVACPGSHLLYQCPKFQSLPISARDKLLRSLALCRNCFRRGHQATECNSRYVCRNCKGKHHTLVCFRPEEVQPAKRTSEIRVSTESSSKGLQHNVEDNTPSTSSGTIVVTSNTASKGTSSVLLATAVVLVVGENGITYPARALLDSGSECNFMSDQFSQLLRIKRNRAEVAVSGVGQVNTRVTHSVKAEVRSRVGGYSCNLEFLILPKVTGNLPSTCIDTTNWKIPHGITLADPAFAISKSVDLILGIQQFFTFFKPGKEIHLGDGLPKLSETVFGWVVAGTVISSSIASYHCNVASTVNLEELLTRFWSCEEVDIPNNYSPEETLCEEQFVRTVRRDSNGRYKVSLPKDANVMDKIGESRDIALRRFQWLERRLLRDSELRCQYTQFMEEYIHLGHMRRVRVNQDNLIKRCYLPHHPVIKQTSTTTKLRVVFDASCKTSSGISLNDALLAGPVIQEDLRSIILRSRTKRIMLVADVEKMFRQIIMDEGDQPLQSILWRTDTGQEIGTYELSTVTYGTKPAPFLATRTLKQLADDEQTNFPQAAKAINEDVYMDDVLTGTNNVKEAVDLRVQLEALMRSGGFKLRKWVSNCEEVLHGVPEKDLALRRQDHVELDPDPAVRMLGLTWLPKTDGLKLQFSVPEQHPTDTLSKRRVLSIIAGLFDPLGLVGAVITVGKLFMQRLWKFEDASGRKLDWDSPIPSRPRDEWREFHRQLPILNTISIKRCVLVPDPIIIELHVFSDASEKAYGACAYLKSCNLMGTTHIALLSSKSKVAPLKIQSIPRLELCGALLATQLAEQISTAIKINPVVYFWTDSTCVLQWIRATPSTWTTFVANRVAKIQQTAENRTWNHIPGCQNPADLISRGVLPEEIIGNNLWWEWPSWLRESQRHWPFHPVPAKTTEAEAEFRQSAVSCATLQQDTFTVWYLSKFSSFTDLVRRTAYWLRLMNILKQQGKKENSRNFLTTSELVEAEYAIIRSVQKEEFKKEWKALSKGEPVTESSPLRWFNPTLSAENLIRVGGRLEHSLESVNRKHPIVLPARHPITRMIFEHFHKKLLHAGPQLLLATVRQRYWPLQGRNLARFVYHNCNRCARLKPTQIQQFMGDLPAARVTPGRPFIKVGVDYFGPVFIRHAPRRPASKAYVAVFVCMCTKAVHLEMVTDLSTDRFIQALRRFVGRRGKCSDIFSDKGTNFVGARNQLGELSRFLRDILI from the coding sequence ATGCCACCAACTACGAGGAACAATTCACTCAAGGCGCTGCTGGCGAAACTAAAGGCACTGGAGGGTATGTTCAACGATATTTGCCGTTTCGTCAATTCGATGGATGATGACACTCTAACGACTGAAGCGACAGTTCGTTTGGATAAACTTGACGAACTGTGGGAACAAATCAGCGAAGCAACGATGGACATCGAGATGCACGAAGATTTCGAGGAAGTTGACGATACCTTCCCCACGAAACGATCGGAATTCGGCGATAGATATTTTAAGACAAAATCGTTGCTACTAGAGAAGGTGAAGGACCCGGAGGTGAAGTCGAACCCTTCAATTCGCGGAATAGAACAAAACCAACATTCAACTTATGAACGCGTTAGGCTCCCACAAATCAAACTGCAAACATTCGATGGTAATATTGATGAGTGGTTGAGTTTTAGGGATCTCTATATATCGTTAATTCACTGTAAATCCGATTTGCCAGAAGTAGAGAAATTCCACTATCTTAAGGGTTGTTTAGTAGGAGAGGCTAGGTCATTGGTAGACTCACTTGCTATCACCAAGGCGAATTATAAGATTGCGTGGGAGGCGGTGATGAAGCGGTATAATGACAGTAAATTACTGAAGCGTAGACAAGTGCAAGCATTGTTCAACCTACCTAACGTCGCAAAGGAGTCGGTCGTGGAACTTCAGTCGTTGCTAGAGGCTTTTGAGCGCATTCTTCAAACGCTGGATCAATTGATACAGCCAGCCGAGTACAAGGATTTGTTACTGCTGGATTTGCTGTGTTCACGATTGGACCCAACCACCCGCAGAAGCTGGGAAGAGCATTCTGCAACAATAGATCAGGACACAGTGAAGGATCTAACAGATTTTCTTCAGAAGAGAATAAGGGTGCTAAGCTCGCTGCCAACCAAATCCATCGAACCAAAGTTGAATTATGTCCCTCAACCGAAAAGAAAATTGCCGACACAAATGAGTCACAGTGCATCGCAATCCTCGAGCGGACAATGTGTAGCGTGTCCAGGTAGCCACTTATTATACCAATGCCCGAAATTCCAATCACTGCCTATATCAGCTCGCGATAAACTATTGCGAAGCCTAGCTTTATGTCGTAATTGTTTCCGGCGTGGGCATCAAGCCACGGAATGCAATTCTCGATATGTGTGTCGTAATTGCAAGGGAAAGCATCATACCTTAGTATGCTTCCGGCCGGAAGAAGTCCAACCAGCTAAGCGTACGTCGGAGATAAGGGTCTCTACGGAAAGCAGCAGCAAGGGACTTCAACACAATGTGGAGGATAACACACCAAGCACATCATCAGGCACCATTGTAGTAACCTCAAATACAGCATCCAAGGGAACATCGTCCGTATTACTTGCTACAGCGGTAGTCTTAGTGGTGGGTGAGAATGGAATTACGTATCCAGCCAGAGCACTACTTGATTCGGGGTCGGAGTGTAATTTTATGTCAGACCAATTTTCACAACTCTTGCGAATCAAACGTAATCGAGCTGAGGTGGCAGTATCAGGTGTCGGTCAGGTCAATACGAGAGTGACGCATTCGGTCAAGGCAGAGGTCAGATCCAGGGTAGGGGGGTATTCATGTAACTTGGAATTCCTAATTCTCCCTAAAGTCACGGGAAATCTTCCATCTACGTGCATCGATACCACAAATTGGAAAATACCACACGGCATAACCCTAGCAGATCCAGCATTCGCTATTTCGAAATCCGTAGATTTAATTCTCGGAATCCAGCAATTCTTCACCTTTTTCAAACCAGGAAAGGAAATCCATCTAGGGGATGGACTACCCAAGCTCTCGGAAACGGTATTTGGATGGGTGGTAGCGGGAACAGTAATCTCATCGAGCATCGCGTCATATCACTGTAACGTCGCGTCTACGGTTAATCTTGAAGAACTGTTGACAAGATTTTGGTCGTGTGAAGAAGTGGACATTCCAAATAATTATTCTCCAGAGGAAACGCTGTGTGAAGAGCAGTTCGTTCGGACGGTTAGGAGAgattcaaatggaagatataAGGTCTCTCTTCCAAAGGATGCGAATGTCATGGATAAAATTGGTGAATCTAGGGACATAGCACTACGGCGTTTTCAATGGTTGGAACGCAGACTTTTAAGGGACTCAGAACTACGTTGTCAATATACCCAATTTATGGAGGAATATATACACCTGGGGCACATGCGTAGGGTACGCGTGAACCAAGATAATCTGATTAAACGATGTTACCTTCCACATCATCcagtaatcaaacaaacaagtaCGACGACGAAACTTAGAGTGGTGTTCGACGCATCCTGCAAGACTTCGAGTGGAATTTCTCTGAACGATGCATTATTGGCGGGACCGGTAATCCAAGAAGATCTTCGATCGATAATTCTCCGTAGTCGCACAAAACGGATAATGTTGGTAGCAGACGTCGAGAAGATGTTTCGTCAAATCATCATGGATGAAGGGGATCAGCCGCTACAGAGTATCCTATGGCGAACCGACACCGGACAAGAAATTGGAACGTACGAGCTGTCCACCGTAACATACGGGACGAAACCCGCACCGTTTTTGGCTACACGGACGCTCAAACAGCTAGCGGATGATGAGCAAACCAACTTTCCCCAAGCAGCCAAGGCAATAAACGAGGATGTATACATGGATGATGTATTGACGGGAACGAATAATGTGAAGGAGGCGGTAGATTTGAGGGTTCAGCTTGAAGCATTAATGAGAAGTGGAGGTTTCAAGCTACGGAAATGGGTTTCCAACTGCGAGGAAGTTCTTCATGGTGTACCAGAGAAAGATTTAGCGTTGAGAAGACAGGATCATGTTGAACTTGATCCAGACCCAGCAGTGCGAATGTTAGGCTTGACTTGGTTACCAAAAACTGACGGACTGAAACTACAGTTTTCAGTTCCGGAGCAACACCCAACAGATACGCTATCAAAAAGAAGGGTATTATCTATTATCGCAGGACTGTTCGATCCTCTAGGACTAGTTGGCGCAGTTATCACAGTGGGGAAACTTTTTATGCAACGACTGTGGAAATTTGAAGATGCGAGTGGAAGGAAATTGGATTGGGATAGTCCAATTCCCTCAAGACCAAGAGATGAATGGCGAGAATTTCACAGACAACTCCCCATTTTGAACACTATCTCCATAAAACGTTGTGTTTTGGTACCGGATCCAATCATCATTGAGCTGCACGTATTTTCAGATGCTTCGGAGAAAGCATACGGAGCGTGTGCTTACCTGAAAAGTTGCAATTTGATGGGAACAACTCACATAGCACTACTCTCCTCGAAATCCAAGGTAGCGCCATTGAAAATCCAATCCATTCCACGACTGGAGTTGTGCGGAGCGCTGCTAGCAACGCAGCTAGCCGAGCAAATTTCAACTGCTATCAAAATCAATCCAGTGGTTTATTTTTGGACGGATTCAACGTGCGTACTGCAGTGGATAAGGGCAACCCCTTCCACATGGACAACTTTTGTGGCTAATCGGGTGGCAAAAATACAGCAGACTGCGGAGAATCGTACCTGGAACCACATCCCAGGATGCCAGAATCCAGCCGATCTTATTTCAAGGGGCGTGCTTCCTGAAGAGATTATTGGGAACAATCTTTGGTGGGAATGGCCGTCATGGCTACGAGAATCCCAACGGCACTGGCCGTTTCATCCAGTTCCAGCAAAAACAACAGAGGCAGAAGCAGAGTTCCGTCAGTCAGCGGTTAGTTGCGCGACATTGCAGCAGGATACTTTCACGGTTTGGTATCTCAGCAAGTTTTCATCGTTCACGGACCTGGTGAGGCGTACCGCATACTGGCTCCGGTTGATGAACATTTTGAAACAACAAGGAAAGAAGGAGAATTCACGGAATTTTCTCACAACATCGGAGTTAGTAGAGGCAGAATATGCTATAATTCGCAGCGTGCAGAAGGAAGAATTCAAGAAGGAGTGGAAGGCATTATCTAAGGGCGAACCGGTCACAGAGAGCTCTCCACTTCGATGGTTTAACCCAACCCTCTCAGCAGAGAATTTGATCCGAGTTGGCGGTAGACTGGAACATTCATTAGAAAGTGTCAATAGGAAACATCCGATAGTTCTACCAGCACGGCACCCTATAACTAGgatgatttttgaacattttcataAGAAATTGCTCCATGCAGGTCCACAACTGCTTTTGGCAACAGTGAGACAACGATATTGGCCGCTACAAGGACGGAATCTAGCCCGTTTTGTGTATCACAACTGCAATCGTTGTGCTCGATTGAAGCCGACTCAAATACAGCAATTCATGGGAGATTTGCCAGCGGCGCGTGTGACCCCCGGAAGACCATTTATCAAGGTGGGTGTAGACTACTTTGGACCCGTCTTCATACGGCATGCACCACGTCGACCAGCTTCTAAGGCATATGTCGCTGTGTTCGTGTGCATGTGTACAAAGGCAGTACATCTGGAGATGGTAACTGACCTATCTACGGATCGTTTCATCCAGGCTTTGCGACGATTTGTTGGAAGAAGGGGAAAATGTTCGGACATTTTTTCGGACAAAGGTACTAATTTCGTCGGAGCTCGTAACCAGTTAGGGGAATTATCAAGATTTCTAAGAGATATCTTGATATGA